The following proteins come from a genomic window of Larimichthys crocea isolate SSNF chromosome XV, L_crocea_2.0, whole genome shotgun sequence:
- the LOC104926446 gene encoding protein-glutamine gamma-glutamyltransferase 2 isoform X2, translating into MSKVLEIDRCDLDIKSNRSNHHTELYGEKRLIVRRGEPFTVILHLKPGSRKFKPGETSFTLVVETGPLPRKESDTQVSFGLRESTLETEWSASATNDPSGNKVSVSISSSPNAPIGLYSLTLDQDGQKTSLGEFILLFNAWCHRDAVYMRNEMKRKEYVLEQHGQIYRGMYTRIKELEWNFGQFDPSILDICLMILDKNPKFIADADKDCSARRNPIYVTRVLSAMINSNDDMGVVVGSWGKVTDGVRPGRWSGSADILRQWGESGPVRYGQCWVFAAVGCTVSRALGIPCRVVTNFESAHDCNANLVIENVYTPKGEKISQDSVWNFHVWVDSWMTRPDLGPEFDGWQASDPTPQEKSDGVFCCGPVPLRAIKEGELTKKYDAPFVFAEIKLAKNMLVGSDFEVSAILTNNYMETRNCSLMFFARAVDYNGKRGDSCGFTSDKMEVPSGEEKHLSLRLEYEHYGSVITSDRLILVTATAIDKEDYYEAKKTIVLDEPDIEIKLVGEAMVNKSVTAMLTMLNPLPETLRDCSFTIEGISLTEGKPITQKIGTVGRKQEAKASIEFIPTRVGSSKLLVNFDSDKLNDIKSFIKVVVKG; encoded by the exons ATGAGTAAAG TCTTGGAAATTGATCGCTGTGATCTGGACATAAAAAGCAATCGTAGCAACCATCATACAGAGCTGTATGGGGAGAAGCGTTTGATTGTCAGACGAGGAGAGCCCTTCACCGTCATTTTACATCTGAAACCTGGCAGCAGAAAGTTCAAACCGGGTGAAACAAGCTTCACACTCGTTGTTGAAACAG GTCCGTTACCCAGAAAGGAATCAGACACTCAGGTTTCCTTTGGCCTGCGTGAGTCCACATTGGAAACTGAGTGGAGTGCATCTGCCACTAATGATCCCTCTGGAAACAAAGTGTCTGTATCTATCAGTTCCTCGCCAAACGCCCCCATAGGGCTCTATTCTCTAACTTTGGACCAGGATGGGCAGAAGACCAGTTTAGGAGAGTTCATCCTTCTTTTTAATGCTTGGTGCCACA GAGATGCTGTTTACATGCGCAatgagatgaagaggaaagagtATGTTTTAGAGCAACATGGGCAGATCTACAGAGGAATGTATACACGAATCAAAGAGTTGGAGTGGAACTTTGGACAG TTTGATCCAAGTATACTGGATATCTGTCTCATGATCCTGGATAAGAACCCAAAATTTATTGCTGATGCTGACAAGGACTGTTCTGCCAGAAGAAACCCCATCTACGTGACTAGGGTGCTGAGTGCCATG ATCAACAGTAACGATGACATGGGTGTGGTGGTAGGGTCGTGGGGAAAGGTTACAGATGGGGTTCGTCCAGGACGATGGTCAGGCAGTGCGGACATTTTGCGCCAATGGGGAGAAAGTGGCCCCGTCCGCTATGGCCAGTGTTGGGTCTTTGCAGCTGTTGGATGCACAG tgTCCCGTGCCCTGGGCATCCCATGCCGAGTGGTTACTAACTTTGAATCGGCTCATGATTGTAATGCCAACCTGGTGATAGAAAATGTGTATACTCCAAAAGGTGAAAAAATATCTCAAGATTCAGTTTG GAACTTCCATGTTTGGGTGGACAGCTGGATGACCCGTCCTGATTTGGGGCCAGAATTTGATGGGTGGCAAGCCAGTGACCCAACACCACAGGAGAAAAGCGACG GTGTTTTCTGTTGTGGACCAGTCCCACTCAGGGCCATTAAGGAAGGGGAGCTGACCAAGAAGTACGATGCCCCCTTTGTTTTTGCTGAG ATCAAACTGGCTAAAAACATGCTCGTGGGCTCGGACTTTGAGGTGTCTGCTATCCTGACTAACAACTACATGGAAACAAGGAACTGCTCCCTTATGTTCTTTGCCAGAGCTGTTGACTACAATGGAAAACGAGGAGATAGCTGTGGATTTACTTCAGACAAAATGGAGGTGCCCTCTGGAGAAG aaAAGCACCTGTCCCTAAGACTGGAGTATGAGCATTATGGATCAGTGATCACCTCTGACAGGCTGATCCTGGTGACAGCCACCGCCATCGACAAAGAGGATTACTATGAAGCTAAGAAGACTATTGTGCTAGACGAGCCAGATATTGAGATCAAG TTGGTGGGAGAAGCCATGGTGAACAAGTCTGTGACAGCAATGCTGACCATGTTGAACCCTTTGCCAGAGACGCTACGGGACTGCAGCTTTACCATAGAGGGGATCAGCCTCACTGAAGGCAAACCCATAACACAGAA GATCGGAACTGTGGGCCGCAAACAAGAAGCCAAAGCCAGCATTGAGTTCATTCCAACCCGTGTTGGCTCCAGCAAGCTGCTGGTGAACTTTGACAGCGACAAACTGAATGACATCAAGAGCTTCATCAAGGTTGTTGTGAAGGGATGA
- the LOC109137623 gene encoding LOW QUALITY PROTEIN: kelch-like protein 10 (The sequence of the model RefSeq protein was modified relative to this genomic sequence to represent the inferred CDS: inserted 5 bases in 4 codons; substituted 1 base at 1 genomic stop codon) has product MSDNSSVYNELRLQXSACDVVIRVDNLEFPAHKVILCNCSSYFRALFTNWSTPDCQVFEISNVSSAMIKLIIEFAYTGFVHVTQENVEELFIAADRLNIKGILKACIXFIEGHLDTKNCIGICWFTDTFYNPELKDKAQLSXNHLEEMLXTSEEFLRLSAQQLANIIENDQLNVKERKCFEAILHWIAHAPEERREYIDLLLSKVRLVWMSPGDIIENVTYNELGGQEECRAILHGPGRPFLPFDPPRLPAAFLLAVGGWTNGHTTNEIEAYDIRADRWFRVAENDEVPRAYLGTAIFNGSMYCIGGFDGAEYFNTVDKFDLGTITWQEVAPMHTRRCYVSVTVLDEFIYALGGYDGEDRLKTAERYQPSTNQWTLIESMNEKRSDASCTTFHGRVYICGGFSGDECLRTAXIYNPQTDQWTRIASMSSRRSGIGVITYANHIFAIGGFSGISRLPTVEVYNPCTGTWHNMPSMLMPRSNFGVAVIDNRLFVVGGYQGFTTTSEVECFDVKTNEWSTICDMEISRSALSCCMVSGLPNMAEFAAPHSHSLQ; this is encoded by the exons ATGAGTGACAATAGCTCAGTGTATAACGAACTCCGTCTCC CATCAGCTTGTGACGTGGTGATCAGGGTGGACAACCTTGAATTTCCTGCACATAAAGTGATCCTCTGTAACTGCAGCTCATACTTCAG AGCCCTCTTTACCAACTGGTCAACCCCAGACTGCCAGGTCTTTGAAATTTCCAATGTGTCATCTGCCATGATCAAGCTCATCATTGAGTTTGCCTACACTGGCTTTGTCCATGTAACACAAGAGAATGTGGAAGAACTTTTTATAGCAGCAGACCGGTTAAATATAAAAGGCATTTTAAAAGCCTGCA GATTCATAGAGGGGCACCTGGACACAAAGAACTGCATCGGTATCTGCTGGTTCACAGACACCTTTTACAACCCTGAACTGAAGGACAAGGCCCAACTCTCATGAAATCACTTGGAGGAGATGC CTACCTCAGAAGAGTTCCTGCGGCTCTCTGCACAACAGCTTGCTAATATCATTGAGAATGACCAACtgaatgtgaaggagaggaagtgtTTTGAGGCCATCCTCCATTGGATCGCCCACGCACCCGAGGAACGCAGAGAATACATTGATCTGCTTTTGTCCAAA GTCAGGCTGGTTTGGATGAGTCCAGGCGACATCATAGAGAACGTAACTTACAATGAACTGGGAGGTCAAGAAGAGTGTCGAGCAATTCTCCACGGGCCAGGAAGGCCATTCTTG CCCTTTGACCCGCCTCGACTGCCCGCTGCCTTCCTATTGGCTGTTGGAGGCTGGACTAATGGACATACCACCAATGAAATCGAGGCTTACGATATCCGTGCAGACCGCTGGTTCAGAGTAGCTGAAAATGACGAGGTTCCCAGGGCCTACCTTGGCACTGCTATCTTCAATGGATCAATGTACTGTATCGGTGGCTTTGATGGTGCTGAATATTTCAACACAGTGGACAAGTTTGACCTGGGGACAATCACTTGGCAGGAGGTGGCACCAATGCATACAAGACGCTGCTATGTCAGCGTAACTGTGTTGGATGAGTTCATATACGCCCTAGGAGGTTATGATGGAGAAGATCGTCTCAAAACTGCTGAGCGCTATCAGCCCAGTACCAACCAGTGGACATTAATTGAGTCCATGAATGAGAAGAGGAGCGACGCCAGTTGCACAACCTTCCATGGCAGGGT GTACATTTGTGGAGGCTTCAGTGGAGATGAGTGCTTGAGAACAGC AATATACAACCCACAGACAGACCAGTGGACAAGGATCGCATCCATGAGCAGCAGGCGCAGTGGGATTGGGGTCATCACCTATGCAAACCATATCTTTGCA ATTGGTGGTTTCTCTGGAATCAGTCGTCTGCCCACTGTGGAGGTCTACAACCCTTGCACTGGCACTTGGCACAACATGCCCTCCATGTTGATGCCTCGTAGTAACTTTGGCGTTGCAGTTATTGACAATCGCTTGTTTGTGGTCGGGGGATACCAAGGCTTCACCACCACCTCTGAAGTTGAGTGCTTTGATGTCAAAACTAATGAGTGGTCTACTATCTGTGACATGGAGATCTCACGCAGTGCCCTGAGCTGTTGCATGGTGTCCGGACTCCCAAACATGGCCGAGTTTGCTGcccctcactctcactctctgcaatga
- the LOC104926446 gene encoding protein-glutamine gamma-glutamyltransferase 2 isoform X1 — protein sequence MSKVLEIDRCDLDIKSNRSNHHTELYGEKRLIVRRGEPFTVILHLKPGSRKFKPGETSFTLVVETGPLPRKESDTQVSFGLRESTLETEWSASATNDPSGNKVSVSISSSPNAPIGLYSLTLDQDGQKTSLGEFILLFNAWCHRDAVYMRNEMKRKEYVLEQHGQIYRGMYTRIKELEWNFGQFDPSILDICLMILDKNPKFIADADKDCSARRNPIYVTRVLSAMINSNDDMGVVVGSWGKVTDGVRPGRWSGSADILRQWGESGPVRYGQCWVFAAVGCTVSRALGIPCRVVTNFESAHDCNANLVIENVYTPKGEKISQDSVWNFHVWVDSWMTRPDLGPEFDGWQASDPTPQEKSDGVFCCGPVPLRAIKEGELTKKYDAPFVFAEINANVIESIRLVTGKTIIIRGSTESIGKCISTKAVGSDERRDITHEYKYPEGSEEERKVYEKAKHQNMLQKQREEPGLHVKIKLAKNMLVGSDFEVSAILTNNYMETRNCSLMFFARAVDYNGKRGDSCGFTSDKMEVPSGEEKHLSLRLEYEHYGSVITSDRLILVTATAIDKEDYYEAKKTIVLDEPDIEIKLVGEAMVNKSVTAMLTMLNPLPETLRDCSFTIEGISLTEGKPITQKIGTVGRKQEAKASIEFIPTRVGSSKLLVNFDSDKLNDIKSFIKVVVKG from the exons ATGAGTAAAG TCTTGGAAATTGATCGCTGTGATCTGGACATAAAAAGCAATCGTAGCAACCATCATACAGAGCTGTATGGGGAGAAGCGTTTGATTGTCAGACGAGGAGAGCCCTTCACCGTCATTTTACATCTGAAACCTGGCAGCAGAAAGTTCAAACCGGGTGAAACAAGCTTCACACTCGTTGTTGAAACAG GTCCGTTACCCAGAAAGGAATCAGACACTCAGGTTTCCTTTGGCCTGCGTGAGTCCACATTGGAAACTGAGTGGAGTGCATCTGCCACTAATGATCCCTCTGGAAACAAAGTGTCTGTATCTATCAGTTCCTCGCCAAACGCCCCCATAGGGCTCTATTCTCTAACTTTGGACCAGGATGGGCAGAAGACCAGTTTAGGAGAGTTCATCCTTCTTTTTAATGCTTGGTGCCACA GAGATGCTGTTTACATGCGCAatgagatgaagaggaaagagtATGTTTTAGAGCAACATGGGCAGATCTACAGAGGAATGTATACACGAATCAAAGAGTTGGAGTGGAACTTTGGACAG TTTGATCCAAGTATACTGGATATCTGTCTCATGATCCTGGATAAGAACCCAAAATTTATTGCTGATGCTGACAAGGACTGTTCTGCCAGAAGAAACCCCATCTACGTGACTAGGGTGCTGAGTGCCATG ATCAACAGTAACGATGACATGGGTGTGGTGGTAGGGTCGTGGGGAAAGGTTACAGATGGGGTTCGTCCAGGACGATGGTCAGGCAGTGCGGACATTTTGCGCCAATGGGGAGAAAGTGGCCCCGTCCGCTATGGCCAGTGTTGGGTCTTTGCAGCTGTTGGATGCACAG tgTCCCGTGCCCTGGGCATCCCATGCCGAGTGGTTACTAACTTTGAATCGGCTCATGATTGTAATGCCAACCTGGTGATAGAAAATGTGTATACTCCAAAAGGTGAAAAAATATCTCAAGATTCAGTTTG GAACTTCCATGTTTGGGTGGACAGCTGGATGACCCGTCCTGATTTGGGGCCAGAATTTGATGGGTGGCAAGCCAGTGACCCAACACCACAGGAGAAAAGCGACG GTGTTTTCTGTTGTGGACCAGTCCCACTCAGGGCCATTAAGGAAGGGGAGCTGACCAAGAAGTACGATGCCCCCTTTGTTTTTGCTGAG ATTAATGCAAATGTTATCGAATCGATACGCTTGGTAACTGGAAAGACAATAATAATCCGTGGATCAACTGAGTCTATTGGAAAATGCATCAGCACCAAAGCTGTGGGTTCAGATGAGCGACGTGACATCACACACGAGTACAAGTACCCAGAAG gctcagaggaggagaggaaggtgtATGAGAAGGCTAAACACCAAAACATGCTACAGAAGCAACGAGAAGAGCCGGGGCTCCATGTCAAG ATCAAACTGGCTAAAAACATGCTCGTGGGCTCGGACTTTGAGGTGTCTGCTATCCTGACTAACAACTACATGGAAACAAGGAACTGCTCCCTTATGTTCTTTGCCAGAGCTGTTGACTACAATGGAAAACGAGGAGATAGCTGTGGATTTACTTCAGACAAAATGGAGGTGCCCTCTGGAGAAG aaAAGCACCTGTCCCTAAGACTGGAGTATGAGCATTATGGATCAGTGATCACCTCTGACAGGCTGATCCTGGTGACAGCCACCGCCATCGACAAAGAGGATTACTATGAAGCTAAGAAGACTATTGTGCTAGACGAGCCAGATATTGAGATCAAG TTGGTGGGAGAAGCCATGGTGAACAAGTCTGTGACAGCAATGCTGACCATGTTGAACCCTTTGCCAGAGACGCTACGGGACTGCAGCTTTACCATAGAGGGGATCAGCCTCACTGAAGGCAAACCCATAACACAGAA GATCGGAACTGTGGGCCGCAAACAAGAAGCCAAAGCCAGCATTGAGTTCATTCCAACCCGTGTTGGCTCCAGCAAGCTGCTGGTGAACTTTGACAGCGACAAACTGAATGACATCAAGAGCTTCATCAAGGTTGTTGTGAAGGGATGA